A region of Vanessa tameamea isolate UH-Manoa-2023 chromosome 21, ilVanTame1 primary haplotype, whole genome shotgun sequence DNA encodes the following proteins:
- the LOC113404932 gene encoding mitochondrial fission process protein 1 yields the protein MPGQEKDFYRDTWVRYLGYANEVGEAFRSLVSVKVVRASYAVAFAYVLADTGDKSWKMLRKDGRFKNVLVETGDALIWQTLASVAIPGFVINRICAFTQNYLQKNVSKIPPKPRSLITVAVGLASIPIIVKPIDISVTMLMNLTYRRLVKA from the exons ATGCCAGGACAAGAAAAGGATTTTTACCGAGATACTTGGGTCCGATATTtag GGTACGCTAATGAAGTTGGTGAGGCGTTCCGATCCCTGGTTTCAGTCAAGGTAGTACGAGCTAGCTATGCTGTGGCATTTGCTTATGTACTCGCTGACACTGGGGATAAAAGTTGGAAAATGTTAAGA AAAGATGGCCGATTTAAAAACGTATTAGTAGAAACAGGTGATGCACTTATATGGCAGACTTTGGCATCCGTCGCCATTCCAGGCTTCGTTATAAATAG aatatgTGCTTTCACTCAGAATTATCTACAGAAGAATGTAAGTAAAATACCACCAAAACCTAGAAGTTTGATCACAGTGGCAGTGGGACTTGCCTCCATCCCCATCATCGTTAAGCCCATAGACATCAGTGTGACCATGCTCATGAACCTCACTTACCGGCGGTTGGTGAAAGCATAG